One part of the Aestuariirhabdus litorea genome encodes these proteins:
- a CDS encoding pilus assembly protein MshP, translated as MIAHHKERGFSLVAMMFLVIVVALAITFMARLMGVQAATTDMGLLSARAFQAARAGIEFQAHRVLGANSCSNANLALTAAGLNGFSVQSRCILQGTFQEGTRQVRVYRIVSEASYGSYTSSPDYVYRQIEAIITRD; from the coding sequence ATGATAGCCCATCACAAGGAGCGAGGATTTTCACTGGTGGCTATGATGTTTCTGGTCATTGTGGTGGCCTTGGCGATCACCTTTATGGCGCGGCTGATGGGGGTGCAGGCCGCAACGACCGATATGGGACTGTTGAGTGCCCGGGCCTTTCAGGCCGCGCGAGCCGGTATCGAGTTTCAGGCTCACCGGGTGCTGGGTGCCAACAGTTGCAGCAACGCCAACCTGGCGCTGACCGCCGCGGGCTTGAATGGCTTCAGCGTTCAAAGCCGGTGTATATTGCAGGGGACTTTTCAGGAAGGGACTCGTCAGGTGAGGGTGTATCGCATCGTTTCCGAAGCCAGCTATGGCAGCTATACCAGCTCTCCCGACTATGTCTACCGGCAGATTGAAGCGATCATTACTCGGGATTGA
- a CDS encoding prepilin-type N-terminal cleavage/methylation domain-containing protein, translating to MDRDCSGGRALPGQRGFTLIELIVVVTILGILAAVALPRFIEVADSAHENAVRGTGGALASAVLLVRAQWMTNQTQGAVCNLKGFGAGNVCTNTSGWPVSTDGNNGDPDANRCIQVWQSVLQGSAPTVSTGAGTDYLVTAAGGQCTFTYQPDNRNHTIIYNSLNGSVVTTIN from the coding sequence ATGGATAGGGACTGTTCAGGCGGGCGAGCGCTACCGGGTCAGCGGGGGTTTACCCTGATCGAGCTGATCGTGGTGGTCACCATTTTAGGCATTCTTGCCGCGGTTGCCCTGCCACGCTTTATTGAGGTCGCCGATTCCGCCCACGAAAACGCCGTGCGGGGCACCGGCGGTGCCCTCGCTTCTGCGGTACTGCTGGTGCGTGCCCAGTGGATGACCAACCAGACCCAGGGGGCAGTCTGCAATCTCAAAGGCTTTGGCGCCGGCAACGTCTGCACCAACACCAGTGGCTGGCCGGTCTCCACCGACGGTAACAATGGGGATCCCGATGCCAATCGGTGCATCCAGGTGTGGCAATCGGTATTGCAGGGCTCGGCGCCCACGGTATCAACCGGCGCCGGAACCGATTATCTGGTGACGGCCGCCGGCGGTCAGTGCACCTTTACCTATCAACCGGATAATCGTAACCACACCATTATCTACAACTCACTGAATGGGTCGGTGGTGACCACCATCAACTAG
- a CDS encoding GspE/PulE family protein: MVEQGAPAARRLRLGDLLVQHQLISEAQLELALQQQKRTGIKLGRTIVDMGFIEEEKLLKVFSEQLQIPFVDLRFFKFDNALIQRLPEVHARRYRALVLSDNPDGLLVGMADPLDLFAQDELRRILGGNIKLAVVRESEVLQALDAAYRKSGEIASLAGEIEDDLQDGDFDLSQMGITDNAGDAPVVRLLQTLFEDAIQVHASDIHIEPDENVVRIRQRIDGVLDEQVMKEKRVASALVLRLKVMSGLDISEKRLPQDGRFNIRVKGRNIDVRLSTMPVQHGESVVMRLLDQSEGVFSMEKLGMPNAMLRRFRTLLTRPYGMVLVTGPTGSGKTTSLYAGISELNTPDKKIITVEDPVEYRLPRINQVQVNEQIGLSFSRVLRSALRQDPDIVLVGEIRDQDTAEIALRAAMTGHLVLSTLHTNDALTSALRLIDMGVEPFLVATALNAVLAQRLVRRLCANCKEPASLSPREQRQLQAVAGEIDITHATLYKGRGCHHCNNSGYRGRVGIYELLELDYRMVDALRGNDQNAFIAAASAAPEYRPLVLGALDYALEGVTSAEEVFRVSATLADDVGLGDLALAGEE; encoded by the coding sequence ATGGTAGAGCAGGGCGCACCAGCGGCTCGACGGCTGCGTTTGGGTGACCTTCTGGTTCAGCACCAGCTGATCAGTGAGGCCCAGCTGGAGCTGGCGCTGCAACAGCAGAAGCGCACCGGAATCAAACTGGGTCGAACCATAGTAGACATGGGCTTTATCGAAGAGGAGAAGCTGCTCAAGGTGTTTTCCGAGCAGCTGCAGATACCCTTTGTGGACCTGCGTTTCTTCAAGTTTGACAACGCCTTGATTCAGCGGCTGCCGGAGGTGCATGCCCGCCGTTACCGAGCCCTGGTGCTCTCCGATAACCCCGATGGCCTGTTGGTGGGTATGGCCGATCCGCTGGACCTGTTCGCGCAGGATGAGCTGCGCCGGATTCTGGGGGGCAATATCAAACTAGCGGTGGTGCGTGAGTCGGAGGTGTTGCAGGCGCTCGATGCGGCCTATCGTAAAAGTGGTGAGATCGCCTCCCTGGCGGGTGAGATTGAAGATGACCTGCAGGATGGTGATTTTGATCTCAGCCAGATGGGGATTACGGATAACGCCGGTGATGCGCCGGTGGTGCGCTTGCTGCAGACCCTTTTTGAGGACGCCATACAGGTTCACGCCTCGGACATTCATATCGAGCCCGATGAAAATGTGGTGCGGATACGCCAGCGGATTGATGGCGTGCTGGATGAACAGGTGATGAAAGAGAAACGGGTGGCATCGGCGCTGGTGTTGCGATTAAAGGTGATGTCGGGGCTCGATATTTCGGAAAAGCGTTTACCCCAGGATGGGCGCTTCAACATTCGCGTCAAGGGGAGAAATATCGACGTCCGCTTGTCCACCATGCCGGTCCAGCATGGTGAGTCGGTTGTTATGCGGCTGCTGGATCAGAGTGAAGGGGTCTTTTCCATGGAAAAGCTGGGCATGCCTAACGCCATGCTTCGTCGCTTCAGGACCCTGCTGACCCGTCCCTACGGTATGGTGCTGGTGACCGGACCTACCGGTAGCGGAAAAACCACTTCACTCTATGCGGGCATCAGTGAGCTCAATACCCCCGATAAAAAAATCATCACGGTTGAAGACCCGGTTGAGTACAGGCTTCCACGGATCAACCAGGTTCAGGTTAATGAGCAGATAGGCTTGAGCTTTTCTCGTGTTTTGCGCAGTGCCCTGCGGCAGGATCCTGACATCGTGTTGGTGGGTGAGATCCGGGATCAGGATACCGCCGAAATTGCCCTGCGTGCTGCGATGACAGGCCACCTGGTGCTGTCTACCTTGCACACCAACGATGCCCTGACCAGTGCCTTGCGCCTGATTGACATGGGGGTGGAGCCCTTTCTGGTGGCGACGGCACTGAATGCTGTGCTCGCCCAGCGCCTGGTGCGACGGCTGTGCGCTAACTGTAAGGAACCTGCCAGCCTCTCCCCTCGCGAGCAGCGGCAGCTGCAGGCGGTCGCGGGCGAGATTGATATCACCCATGCGACCCTTTACAAGGGGCGCGGCTGCCATCATTGCAACAACAGCGGCTATCGTGGACGGGTCGGTATCTACGAATTGCTGGAGCTGGACTACCGAATGGTTGATGCGCTGCGAGGCAATGACCAGAATGCTTTCATTGCTGCCGCCTCAGCGGCGCCGGAGTATCGGCCGCTGGTGCTGGGAGCGCTGGATTACGCCCTTGAAGGGGTGACCAGTGCCGAGGAGGTGTTCCGGGTGTCCGCCACCCTGGCCGATGATGTGGGGCTGGGAGATCTGGCCTTGGCCGGGGAGGAATAA
- a CDS encoding prepilin-type N-terminal cleavage/methylation domain-containing protein, with protein sequence MKQVNTQQQGFTLIELIIVIVILGILSAFALPRFADLGGDARAASMNGALGAVRSAAAIAHSAYLADGNNPASVTLEGTAIAITNGYPTEASILLAAQIDASDYSIKPATPAAGTVTIQANGATTPATCQFTYQEAAAGAAPTVVATLTNCD encoded by the coding sequence ATGAAACAAGTGAATACCCAACAGCAGGGTTTTACCCTGATCGAGCTGATCATCGTGATCGTGATCCTCGGTATCCTGTCGGCCTTTGCCTTGCCGCGCTTTGCGGACCTGGGTGGGGATGCACGAGCGGCCTCTATGAACGGTGCTCTGGGTGCAGTGCGTTCAGCCGCGGCGATTGCCCACTCGGCCTATCTTGCCGATGGCAATAATCCCGCTTCGGTCACGCTGGAAGGTACTGCAATCGCTATTACCAATGGTTATCCGACCGAGGCTTCTATCCTCCTGGCGGCCCAGATTGATGCTTCGGACTATAGTATCAAACCGGCAACCCCTGCAGCGGGCACGGTAACCATTCAGGCAAATGGAGCCACTACGCCGGCCACCTGCCAGTTTACCTATCAGGAAGCGGCTGCAGGCGCTGCGCCTACGGTGGTTGCAACACTGACCAATTGTGATTAA
- a CDS encoding type II secretion system protein, protein MQGPGLTLPRGFTLIEMVMVIALSGAVLALVSTVLTRPMEHYVDSARRAELVDVAESALQIMARDVRSALPNSLRVSSGRALEMVNVVAGARYRAEPDGSGGGDPLDFAAPDGGFDVLGTLSVPPGGRLVIYNLGARDAGGNPLPGANVYAGPSPGPLPVAGSHVISPSGATLSGGALVTINPPFQFALPSPQRRVYVVDQPISYLCEGGQIRRYTGYGLQPSQPVSGSLPPLSAASEALLTQHVTGCSFTYDAGLSNQGRGLLTLSLTLSLGGESISLLHQVHVDNSP, encoded by the coding sequence ATGCAGGGCCCTGGACTGACGCTTCCAAGGGGCTTCACCCTGATTGAGATGGTGATGGTGATCGCCCTCAGTGGTGCCGTGTTAGCCCTGGTCTCTACGGTGTTGACCCGCCCCATGGAGCACTATGTCGATAGCGCACGGCGGGCGGAACTGGTGGATGTGGCGGAGTCGGCACTGCAGATCATGGCTCGCGATGTGCGCAGCGCGCTACCCAATAGCCTGCGGGTGAGTAGCGGTCGGGCGCTGGAGATGGTGAATGTGGTGGCTGGCGCGCGCTACCGTGCGGAGCCGGACGGCTCCGGTGGTGGCGACCCCCTCGATTTTGCTGCCCCCGATGGCGGCTTCGATGTGTTGGGAACCCTGTCAGTCCCCCCCGGAGGGCGGCTGGTGATCTACAATCTGGGGGCCCGGGACGCGGGCGGGAACCCCTTGCCCGGGGCCAACGTGTATGCGGGTCCGAGTCCGGGGCCTTTACCGGTCGCGGGCAGCCATGTGATCTCCCCCTCCGGGGCGACCCTCAGTGGAGGGGCCCTGGTGACCATCAATCCCCCCTTTCAATTTGCCCTCCCCTCCCCGCAGCGGCGTGTCTACGTCGTGGACCAGCCGATCAGCTATCTCTGCGAGGGGGGGCAGATTCGACGCTACACGGGGTATGGCTTACAGCCATCGCAGCCGGTGAGCGGATCACTCCCCCCTTTGTCGGCGGCCAGTGAGGCGCTATTGACCCAGCATGTGACAGGGTGCAGTTTTACCTATGATGCGGGCTTGAGTAATCAGGGGCGGGGCCTGCTGACCCTTTCATTAACACTCTCGCTGGGTGGGGAAAGTATCTCGTTGCTGCACCAGGTACACGTGGATAATTCGCCATGA
- a CDS encoding prepilin-type N-terminal cleavage/methylation domain-containing protein, which produces MRQRPGHNQGSRPVGGYTLIELTMVVVILGVVAAIALPRFFTTSVYQQRFFADDLLSGLRYGQKLALASGCRVQVSVGAGGFALRKDSNCLSGGATSYPATSNVLHPSTYDAFTNSNPDGVTVTAATLEFTSVGGLSGCSSGDQVITVGSGADLRTLRVDCTTGFAR; this is translated from the coding sequence ATGAGGCAGCGACCGGGGCACAACCAGGGGTCCCGGCCTGTCGGGGGCTATACCCTGATTGAACTCACGATGGTGGTCGTGATTCTGGGCGTGGTGGCAGCGATTGCCCTGCCGCGCTTTTTTACCACCAGCGTTTACCAGCAACGCTTTTTTGCCGACGACCTGCTGTCCGGCCTGCGTTATGGCCAGAAGCTGGCGTTGGCATCCGGTTGCCGGGTACAGGTGAGTGTCGGTGCGGGCGGCTTTGCCCTGCGCAAGGACAGCAACTGCCTCTCGGGGGGGGCTACCAGCTACCCCGCGACCAGCAACGTGCTGCACCCCTCCACCTATGATGCCTTTACTAACAGCAACCCCGATGGTGTGACGGTCACGGCCGCCACTCTTGAGTTCACCAGTGTCGGGGGGCTGAGCGGTTGCAGCAGTGGTGACCAGGTGATTACGGTGGGCAGTGGGGCGGACCTGCGCACCTTAAGGGTCGACTGCACGACCGGCTTTGCGCGATGA
- a CDS encoding type II secretion system F family protein, translated as MANFSWRGRDAQGAEVSGEREAPSADVVARQLGAEQIVPLAIVEVASSSGGGIRLEQLFAKRRVELDELVIFSRQMYSLTKAGVPIIRAMRGLQNSARSPLLAEVLGRVADDLESGMSLAGALQQHPRVFSPMFINMIHVGENTGRLDRAFHQLSEYLEMERETRKRIKQATRYPMLVVVAMAVALAVVNFLVIPSFSSVFAKLGADLPWPTLVLIATSNFFVHYWWLMLLVMAAAGVAGWRYLQTEAGALRWDRYRLRLPLVGPIFERIALGRFARTFSMMVSAGVPMMQVLGIVARTVGNKHIGAGIESMRNGVERGESLLRTAANTQLFSPLVLQMLAVGEETGAIDELFEEVADFYDQEVDYDLRRLADAIEPILIVALGVMVLILALGVFLPVWELGAVVRN; from the coding sequence GTGGCGAACTTTAGCTGGCGAGGCCGGGATGCCCAGGGAGCTGAGGTCAGCGGAGAGCGGGAAGCGCCTTCGGCAGATGTGGTCGCCCGGCAGCTGGGTGCGGAGCAGATCGTTCCCCTCGCCATTGTTGAGGTGGCGTCCTCGTCGGGGGGCGGGATTCGCCTTGAGCAGCTGTTTGCCAAGCGCCGGGTAGAGCTGGATGAGCTGGTGATCTTCAGTCGCCAGATGTACAGCCTGACCAAGGCAGGGGTGCCGATTATCCGTGCAATGAGAGGGCTGCAGAACTCGGCTCGATCCCCCTTGCTGGCCGAGGTGCTTGGAAGGGTGGCGGATGACCTGGAGTCGGGGATGTCTCTGGCCGGGGCGTTGCAGCAGCATCCGCGGGTGTTCAGTCCCATGTTCATCAACATGATCCATGTTGGTGAAAATACCGGTCGGCTCGACCGCGCGTTTCACCAGCTCTCGGAATACCTGGAGATGGAGCGCGAAACCCGCAAGCGCATCAAGCAGGCCACCCGTTATCCCATGCTGGTGGTGGTTGCGATGGCGGTGGCCCTGGCTGTGGTCAATTTTCTGGTGATCCCCTCCTTCTCATCGGTGTTTGCAAAGCTGGGTGCGGACCTGCCCTGGCCAACCCTGGTGCTGATTGCTACCTCCAATTTTTTTGTCCACTACTGGTGGCTGATGTTGCTGGTGATGGCGGCGGCGGGGGTGGCAGGTTGGCGCTACCTGCAGACCGAGGCGGGGGCATTACGCTGGGATCGCTATCGGTTGCGGCTGCCACTGGTGGGGCCCATCTTTGAGCGTATCGCCCTCGGCCGTTTTGCGCGCACCTTCTCGATGATGGTGAGCGCGGGGGTGCCGATGATGCAGGTGCTGGGTATCGTGGCGCGTACGGTGGGCAATAAACATATAGGGGCCGGTATCGAAAGTATGCGCAACGGGGTTGAGCGGGGGGAGTCGCTGCTCCGGACCGCCGCCAATACCCAGCTGTTTAGCCCGCTGGTACTGCAGATGCTGGCGGTGGGAGAGGAGACCGGTGCCATTGATGAGTTGTTTGAGGAGGTGGCGGACTTTTATGACCAGGAGGTGGATTATGATCTGCGCCGCCTGGCCGATGCCATCGAGCCGATCCTGATCGTCGCCCTGGGGGTGATGGTGCTGATTTTGGCGCTGGGCGTCTTCCTGCCGGTATGGGAGTTGGGGGCAGTGGTCAGAAACTAA
- a CDS encoding DUF6701 domain-containing protein, whose amino-acid sequence MVGAASGNLGSSLLSMMASTAPLLVSQCAASFPNAMQAHTLGNGSVGRIMFGRDARLTNPSDPFLFARRIQVQNQSTELSCTTQHCQPNNQAVAQLDPGPFDDHRSSGAGGNLSVAAGSNGILGSGSDFQFDRVVVGAGATLNLSPNHTEYRINLLDLQAGARLNLVAGDYWISDWLVAEDVELNVIGSGTARLFVENDLAIGDRTRFNSPAMGSGGDASQLLLYGYGDISSGRETTLSGILYAQGTASLGGGSVNVGAIAGAGLTLQREGLYTYDAAALGRIDWGALCPGVGSAVDHFKLQHVTSAIFCDSGGVNVTVSARDLLDDLVDDYTGSITLDTQSGRGEWSLLAGGGSFANGAADNGVATYQFVAADLGVAEFRLTYNDGTPLLPLAASVTLLVYQSDDTGIRDDASSGAIDFSPNGFTLTATALPNPPSAPIDKRIPTQVAAVDFELHIAAFGQTEEDPRCGVIESYEGIKNLNLWIERVVPVAGPRRVTLDGTPLGDGEPSATVHGIEFTRGQARLVNLNYKDVGELRIGAREGTLPIRGETEGVVVRPYELRLTRVAEAANGANLNPAPQPPTLVSPADPLFLAAGEPMALEVQSLDAEGDMTPSFGGEGEGVGFDTALLQPLGGVDPGLVSLSGAVSGGLYSGQQRWDEVGSISLQARIEDGDYLGIGTLETAAIVRSPVAVGRFVPAYYGLGSNVPVLRNGDGGWACAFTYQGQPFGFQTDPEITLTAFSRVNSITRNYGNELWKLAGTLAARTYSDEAGQGGDLQVDSSGAMVTLAGDNDLDGIGSLSISGERLSYDKRSLRPGASDIPFSARLALELAASDLTDADGTCYRGVAGAGASCEGFSLSAITGTQIRFGRLVIEPAYGPEILPVNLPVRVEQWDQVAGQYGFVTNAADGCTELSVAPAAGVYSISLSDYSGNLVSGETAPAWPGLVAGVGALNLSAPGIGNEGSVRVTLQAPPASDWLLYDWFTLGVAANPSATATFGIFRGEEPVIYRREVYR is encoded by the coding sequence ATGGTCGGCGCTGCCAGTGGAAACCTCGGATCCAGCCTGCTATCGATGATGGCCTCGACAGCACCTTTGCTTGTCTCCCAGTGTGCTGCGAGCTTCCCCAATGCCATGCAGGCCCACACGCTGGGCAATGGTAGCGTAGGGCGCATTATGTTTGGGCGTGATGCGCGCCTGACCAACCCCAGCGACCCCTTTCTCTTCGCCCGTAGGATTCAGGTTCAAAACCAGTCGACCGAGCTGAGTTGCACGACCCAGCACTGCCAGCCGAATAACCAGGCGGTTGCGCAGCTGGATCCCGGACCGTTTGACGATCACCGAAGTTCGGGCGCAGGCGGTAATCTCAGTGTTGCCGCCGGGAGCAATGGGATCCTCGGCAGCGGCAGTGATTTTCAGTTCGACCGGGTAGTGGTGGGGGCGGGGGCCACTCTCAACCTGAGCCCGAATCACACCGAGTACCGGATCAACCTGCTGGATCTCCAGGCGGGTGCCCGCTTGAATCTGGTGGCAGGCGACTACTGGATCAGCGACTGGCTGGTGGCCGAGGATGTTGAACTCAATGTGATCGGCTCAGGTACCGCTCGCCTGTTTGTTGAAAACGACCTGGCCATCGGCGATAGAACGCGGTTCAACTCGCCGGCGATGGGTAGCGGCGGCGATGCCAGCCAGCTACTGCTTTATGGCTATGGTGATATCAGCTCGGGGCGGGAGACGACCCTGAGCGGAATTCTCTATGCGCAGGGGACCGCCAGTCTTGGTGGCGGCAGCGTTAATGTTGGCGCCATAGCGGGTGCCGGTTTAACTCTCCAGCGTGAGGGTCTCTATACCTACGACGCCGCGGCGCTGGGTCGTATTGACTGGGGAGCGCTTTGTCCCGGGGTGGGCTCCGCCGTCGATCACTTTAAGCTGCAGCATGTTACCAGTGCCATCTTCTGTGACAGTGGCGGGGTGAACGTAACCGTCAGTGCCCGAGACCTGCTGGACGATCTGGTGGATGATTATACCGGCAGCATCACCCTCGATACCCAGAGTGGACGGGGTGAGTGGAGCCTGCTGGCGGGGGGAGGCAGTTTTGCCAACGGAGCCGCCGATAATGGGGTCGCCACCTACCAGTTCGTGGCCGCTGACCTCGGCGTCGCCGAGTTCAGATTGACCTACAATGACGGCACCCCCCTGTTGCCGTTAGCGGCCAGTGTAACGCTGCTGGTTTACCAGAGCGATGATACGGGTATCCGTGATGATGCCAGCTCCGGGGCGATCGACTTCTCGCCGAACGGTTTTACCCTCACCGCGACCGCCCTGCCCAACCCGCCGTCGGCACCCATCGATAAACGGATTCCGACCCAGGTAGCGGCGGTTGATTTCGAGCTCCACATCGCCGCTTTCGGGCAAACTGAAGAGGACCCCCGGTGTGGTGTGATCGAGTCCTATGAGGGGATAAAAAACCTGAACCTGTGGATCGAGCGGGTAGTCCCCGTGGCCGGACCACGGCGGGTGACCCTGGATGGAACTCCCTTAGGTGATGGCGAGCCATCCGCCACCGTGCATGGCATCGAATTTACCCGGGGTCAGGCCAGGCTGGTTAACCTCAATTACAAGGATGTGGGCGAACTGCGTATCGGAGCCCGTGAGGGCACCTTACCGATTCGGGGGGAGACAGAGGGCGTTGTGGTTCGTCCCTATGAGCTGCGGCTGACCCGGGTGGCAGAAGCGGCCAATGGGGCTAATCTCAATCCCGCCCCCCAGCCCCCGACCCTGGTATCCCCCGCTGATCCCCTGTTTCTTGCTGCGGGTGAGCCCATGGCGCTGGAGGTGCAGTCGCTGGATGCCGAGGGTGACATGACCCCGAGTTTTGGTGGTGAAGGAGAGGGGGTTGGCTTTGATACTGCGCTATTACAGCCTTTAGGTGGTGTCGATCCCGGGCTGGTCAGTCTCTCCGGGGCGGTCAGTGGAGGACTCTACAGCGGACAGCAACGCTGGGATGAGGTGGGCTCCATTTCGCTGCAGGCGCGTATTGAGGATGGTGACTACCTGGGTATCGGCACGTTGGAAACCGCAGCCATTGTACGCAGCCCCGTGGCGGTTGGCCGGTTTGTGCCCGCCTATTACGGGCTCGGCAGCAATGTACCGGTGCTCCGCAACGGAGACGGGGGCTGGGCCTGCGCTTTTACTTACCAGGGACAGCCGTTTGGCTTTCAGACGGACCCAGAGATCACCCTGACCGCATTCAGCCGGGTGAACTCGATTACCCGCAATTACGGCAATGAACTGTGGAAGTTGGCCGGTACGCTGGCGGCGAGAACTTATAGTGATGAAGCGGGGCAGGGAGGGGACCTGCAGGTCGACAGCAGTGGAGCGATGGTGACCCTGGCCGGTGATAACGACCTCGACGGTATCGGTAGCCTCAGCATCAGTGGGGAGCGGCTCAGTTACGATAAGCGTTCCCTTCGCCCCGGCGCCAGCGATATCCCCTTCTCGGCACGCCTGGCGCTGGAGCTGGCGGCCAGCGACCTGACGGATGCGGATGGCACCTGCTACCGGGGTGTCGCCGGTGCGGGGGCGAGCTGTGAGGGGTTCAGTCTCAGCGCTATCACGGGCACCCAGATCCGCTTTGGTCGCCTGGTCATAGAGCCGGCCTATGGCCCGGAAATTTTGCCAGTCAATCTGCCGGTGAGGGTGGAGCAATGGGATCAGGTGGCTGGCCAGTATGGCTTTGTCACCAATGCGGCGGATGGCTGCACCGAGCTGTCCGTCGCCCCGGCGGCAGGGGTGTATAGCATTAGCCTGTCGGACTACAGCGGTAATCTGGTCAGTGGTGAAACCGCACCGGCCTGGCCCGGGCTTGTTGCGGGCGTGGGTGCGCTGAACCTGAGTGCGCCGGGTATAGGTAACGAGGGCTCGGTGCGGGTGACCCTGCAGGCCCCGCCAGCGAGCGACTGGT
- a CDS encoding type IV pilus modification PilV family protein: protein MRSFRQQQGLTLIELVISIVIGGIAAAALLGAMATIGGRNADPMLRQQAQAIATAYMDEIYLQPFVDPGLAPSASPCAGPPAASRTLFDNVCDYDGLLDTGAVDANGNAIALLGLYRISVRVTPTPWQGLAASDVLRVEVEVTPPDGTAVLLTGYRTRY from the coding sequence ATGAGGAGCTTTCGACAGCAACAGGGGCTGACCCTGATCGAGTTGGTGATCAGCATCGTCATCGGGGGTATTGCCGCGGCGGCGCTGCTGGGGGCCATGGCCACCATCGGTGGGCGCAACGCCGACCCCATGCTGCGCCAGCAGGCACAGGCCATTGCAACCGCTTATATGGATGAAATCTATCTCCAGCCCTTTGTCGATCCCGGCCTGGCTCCTTCGGCCAGTCCCTGTGCCGGTCCTCCGGCCGCGAGCAGAACGCTGTTTGATAATGTCTGCGATTACGATGGCCTGCTCGATACGGGCGCGGTCGATGCCAATGGCAATGCCATTGCATTACTGGGGCTCTACCGGATTTCAGTAAGGGTTACCCCCACCCCCTGGCAGGGTCTGGCGGCCAGCGATGTGCTACGGGTTGAGGTGGAGGTGACACCACCGGATGGTACGGCGGTGTTACTCACTGGCTACAGGACACGCTACTGA